One Desulfovibrio fairfieldensis genomic window carries:
- a CDS encoding Bro-N domain-containing protein encodes MAKDVCEVLGLGNVTEALRGLDEDEKGVHIIDTPGGKQEMTIISESGLYALVFRSHKPEAHVFSKWVRGDVLPAYRQNGFVGTPPQSRVGPLPRPRPCLKCSFNPASARKAT; translated from the coding sequence GTGGCGAAGGATGTGTGTGAGGTTCTCGGCCTTGGTAACGTGACTGAGGCATTGCGCGGGTTGGATGAAGATGAAAAGGGGGTCCATATTATAGACACCCCTGGCGGAAAGCAGGAAATGACCATCATCTCCGAATCCGGCCTGTATGCTCTGGTCTTCCGCAGCCACAAGCCGGAAGCCCACGTCTTTTCCAAATGGGTTCGTGGTGACGTCCTGCCAGCATATCGCCAAAATGGCTTTGTCGGCACGCCGCCCCAAAGCCGTGTGGGGCCGTTGCCGCGCCCCCGCCCTTGCCTGAAATGTAGTTTCAATCCAGCCTCCGCACGGAAGGCGACTTGA
- a CDS encoding ERCC4 domain-containing protein, with protein sequence MRIIQDSREQAPYAFAGPRYEGVEVEAGTLTVGDYSLAGLADRVAVERKELTDLVQCLGRERERFERELQRGAALDAFVVVVEASWADLAGGQYRSRLNPHAACQSVAAFMGRYRVPFLFAGSRTAAEYVTWSFLRQYLESARRRWRSIVKAHGNDKETAA encoded by the coding sequence ATGCGAATTATTCAAGATAGCCGCGAGCAAGCGCCCTATGCCTTCGCCGGGCCACGCTATGAGGGCGTGGAGGTTGAGGCGGGTACTCTGACCGTGGGAGATTACAGTCTTGCCGGATTGGCTGACCGTGTGGCGGTGGAGCGCAAGGAGCTTACCGACTTAGTGCAATGCCTGGGCCGGGAGCGTGAACGCTTTGAACGGGAATTGCAGCGGGGCGCGGCCCTGGACGCCTTCGTTGTGGTGGTTGAGGCGAGTTGGGCCGATCTGGCCGGGGGCCAGTACCGGAGCCGTCTGAATCCGCATGCGGCATGCCAGAGCGTGGCCGCCTTCATGGGGCGGTATCGTGTGCCCTTCCTCTTTGCTGGAAGCCGGACCGCCGCCGAATATGTGACCTGGAGCTTTCTTCGGCAGTATTTGGAATCAGCCCGCCGCCGCTGGCGCTCTATCGTCAAGGCTCACGGCAACGATAAGGAGACGGCAGCATGA
- a CDS encoding DMT family transporter, which yields MGFFYSLLAAATFGLTPFFSIPLMRSGLSPQSVLFYRFLTATVIMALILLPRRRLLPPCRSDIAKLAGVSLMYMLAALTFFWSFAYLPSGVAATIHFLYPVMVMLFMVVFFGESFSPSTALGVLLALGGVFLLGNASPDSKGITDTGLLLALLSALCNALYITGIFAARLRCKDGLIITFWLLLFSTLTSLGNALVTDNLQWLESRWQVEQICLQALVTAVISNLALVLAVQRIGSTLASVLGATEPLTAVLVGILVFEEASTLTVWCGVALVCLSVAVVMLGPQWLRRSPAPDGGTQS from the coding sequence ATGGGGTTTTTCTATAGTCTGCTGGCCGCGGCCACCTTCGGCCTGACGCCCTTTTTCAGCATCCCGCTGATGCGCAGCGGCCTCAGCCCGCAATCCGTGCTGTTCTACCGTTTTCTGACAGCCACCGTCATCATGGCTCTCATCCTCCTGCCCCGCCGCCGTCTTCTCCCGCCCTGCCGCAGCGACATCGCCAAGCTGGCCGGGGTGAGCCTCATGTACATGCTGGCGGCCCTGACCTTTTTCTGGAGTTTCGCCTACCTGCCCAGCGGCGTGGCGGCCACCATCCACTTTCTCTATCCGGTCATGGTCATGCTTTTCATGGTGGTGTTCTTCGGCGAGAGTTTTTCCCCATCCACCGCGCTGGGCGTGCTCCTGGCCCTGGGCGGCGTCTTTCTGCTGGGCAACGCCTCCCCGGACAGCAAGGGCATCACGGATACGGGACTGCTTCTGGCTCTGCTCTCGGCCCTGTGCAACGCGCTCTACATCACCGGCATCTTTGCCGCGCGCCTGCGCTGCAAAGACGGCCTGATCATCACCTTCTGGCTGTTGCTCTTCAGCACCCTGACCTCGCTGGGCAACGCCCTGGTCACGGACAACCTGCAATGGCTGGAAAGTCGCTGGCAGGTGGAACAAATCTGTCTCCAGGCCCTGGTGACGGCCGTCATTTCCAATCTGGCCCTGGTTCTGGCCGTGCAGCGCATCGGCTCCACCCTGGCCTCGGTGCTGGGCGCCACGGAACCGCTCACCGCCGTGCTGGTGGGCATCCTGGTCTTTGAGGAAGCCTCCACCCTGACGGTCTGGTGCGGCGTGGCTCTGGTCTGCCTTTCCGTGGCCGTGGTCATGCTCGGTCCGCAGTGGCTGCGGCGGTCCCCGGCCCCGGACGGCGGGACTCAGTCCTGA
- a CDS encoding GlcG/HbpS family heme-binding protein yields the protein MSGQPDMLHHARILRAVADLAAEAEGDGQASLCIAVCDAVGDLLHYTRMAGAKRRGTPIALAKAYTAAVLETPTSALHARLVREHLSLADFCDGPQHRLTSLAGGVPLCLEGRTVGGVGVSGRKPAEDEVLAGRLAAALLGEGGPTARD from the coding sequence ATGTCCGGACAGCCCGATATGCTGCATCATGCCCGCATCCTGCGCGCCGTGGCCGATCTGGCCGCTGAGGCGGAAGGCGACGGCCAGGCGTCTCTCTGCATCGCGGTCTGCGACGCGGTGGGGGATCTGCTGCACTACACGCGCATGGCCGGGGCCAAACGGCGCGGCACGCCCATCGCGTTGGCCAAGGCCTATACCGCCGCCGTGCTGGAAACGCCCACCAGCGCCCTGCACGCCCGCCTGGTGCGCGAGCATCTGAGCCTGGCGGATTTTTGCGACGGCCCCCAACACCGGCTGACCAGCCTGGCGGGCGGCGTGCCCCTGTGCCTGGAGGGCCGGACTGTGGGCGGCGTGGGCGTCAGCGGCCGCAAGCCCGCGGAGGACGAGGTGCTGGCCGGGCGGCTGGCGGCCGCGCTGCTGGGAGAGGGCGGTCCAACAGCAAGAGACTGA
- a CDS encoding addiction module antidote protein → MKYSKFDVVDYLDSEESIAEYLSAVMEERDPDLVIAALSDIAKARGMAKLAEDSGLNRESLYKALRPGSKPRYETIAKIMGALNVKLQAVPIKQQQQSGTLL, encoded by the coding sequence ATGAAATATTCTAAGTTTGACGTTGTGGATTATCTAGACAGTGAAGAATCCATTGCTGAATATCTTTCAGCAGTTATGGAGGAGCGTGACCCTGATCTTGTCATTGCCGCACTCTCGGATATTGCTAAAGCGCGTGGCATGGCAAAGCTGGCGGAAGATTCCGGCCTGAACAGGGAAAGTTTGTATAAGGCTCTACGCCCCGGTTCAAAGCCTCGTTATGAGACGATTGCTAAAATCATGGGGGCGTTGAACGTAAAATTGCAGGCGGTGCCCATAAAACAGCAACAACAATCCGGTACACTCTTGTAA
- a CDS encoding TRAP transporter substrate-binding protein: protein MNRMFSLAAGFAAALSLMAGPAVTAHAADYNGPKIKFRVAHTTPPGNHITLAFEKFKELVEQKSGGKIKVQVFPNAILGSDRVLMEGAQKGSLEMAVSSTPNMANFSPLYQVFDLPYITSPKNQEKLYKAIDSGKLGEYFTKVANDIGLEPIMYAEYGYRNFVTINRPVSKVEDLAGLKMRTTDSAVEVEVAKILKMNPTPVAWGETYTALQQGTVDGEGNTFPHMYGAKHHEVLKYAVTTAHNYGMQVMMANKVWWDKLPPEAQKVIREAAAEALAYQRTTLYPKNEAEAREGFIKAGIKIVDLTDEQLDAFRKATRPVWDKFQDKFPPELVEMVLETQK from the coding sequence ATGAACAGGATGTTTTCCCTCGCAGCGGGCTTCGCGGCCGCGTTGTCCCTGATGGCGGGACCGGCCGTTACGGCCCATGCCGCCGATTACAACGGTCCCAAAATCAAATTCCGGGTGGCCCATACCACGCCTCCGGGCAATCACATCACCCTGGCTTTTGAAAAGTTCAAGGAACTGGTGGAGCAGAAGAGCGGCGGCAAGATCAAAGTCCAGGTCTTCCCCAACGCCATTCTGGGCAGCGACCGCGTGCTGATGGAGGGCGCCCAGAAGGGCAGCCTGGAAATGGCCGTGAGTTCCACTCCCAATATGGCCAATTTCTCTCCTCTCTATCAGGTCTTTGACCTGCCGTACATCACCAGCCCCAAGAATCAGGAAAAGCTGTATAAAGCCATCGATTCGGGCAAGCTGGGCGAGTACTTCACAAAGGTCGCCAATGACATCGGCCTGGAGCCGATCATGTACGCCGAATACGGCTACCGCAACTTCGTGACCATCAACCGCCCGGTGTCCAAGGTGGAAGACCTGGCCGGTCTGAAGATGCGCACCACGGATTCCGCCGTGGAAGTGGAAGTGGCCAAGATACTGAAAATGAATCCCACGCCCGTGGCCTGGGGCGAAACCTACACGGCCCTGCAGCAGGGCACCGTGGACGGCGAGGGCAACACCTTTCCCCATATGTACGGCGCCAAGCACCACGAAGTGCTGAAGTACGCCGTGACCACGGCCCACAACTACGGCATGCAGGTCATGATGGCCAATAAGGTATGGTGGGACAAGCTGCCCCCGGAAGCCCAGAAGGTCATCCGCGAGGCCGCCGCCGAAGCCCTGGCCTACCAGCGGACCACGCTCTATCCCAAGAATGAGGCCGAGGCCCGCGAAGGCTTCATCAAGGCCGGCATCAAGATCGTGGATCTGACCGACGAACAGCTTGACGCCTTCCGCAAGGCCACCCGCCCGGTCTGGGACAAGTTCCAGGACAAGTTCCCGCCCGAACTGGTGGAAATGGTGCTCGAAACCCAGAAGTAA
- a CDS encoding type II toxin-antitoxin system RelE/ParE family toxin, producing MNTIIKSELFDSWLTALKDTRAKFNILARLRRAEIGNFGDCRPVGDGISEMRIHIGKGYRIYFVQEGVCVYVLIVGGDKSTQQKDIVKAKALAKERRLQP from the coding sequence ATGAACACAATTATCAAATCTGAATTATTCGATAGTTGGTTGACGGCGCTAAAGGATACGCGCGCCAAGTTCAACATTCTGGCCAGATTGCGCCGGGCTGAGATTGGAAATTTTGGAGATTGTAGGCCTGTGGGAGATGGTATCTCTGAGATGCGAATACATATTGGCAAGGGATATCGAATATATTTTGTGCAAGAAGGTGTTTGTGTTTATGTTTTGATCGTTGGCGGTGATAAATCAACACAGCAAAAGGATATCGTCAAAGCTAAAGCACTGGCAAAAGAGAGACGGTTACAGCCATGA
- the ggt gene encoding gamma-glutamyltransferase: MNTTVRYSATIPSGINPLGRKGMISTPHYLASQAGLDALRRGGTAVDAAIAASAVLSVVYPHMCGLGGDSFWLIYDAARDELKALNASGRAAASASPEFYAARGFKAVPARGYMAACTVPGAVSGWDEAFKLSKTSMGSPLSWAELLDPARGYAEDGFPVGHSLAHWLAVDTSGQGAGRGLHQFPAFLDVFCKENGRPYTLGETLRQPDLADSLSRLAQHGADEFYHGSIARAIADSMMLHSGLLTVGDMDDHQADWAEPLRVPYRDLTACSAPPNSQGMAALEILNICNNLDLAALGEGSADYYQAMVEAVRLAFQDRDRWLSDPAFGDIPLDRLLSPEYGREQAKRIRLEQSSGPLPPLAPGGDTVWLGAVDAAGNAVSMLQSIYHEFGSGMVATGTGILLQNRGCAFSLDPAHVNCLEPGKRTMHTLTPAMLLKDGRPRLVYGSMGGEGQPQTLAALTTRIVDFGLAPQDAVNAPRWLLGRSWGAPDNDLKLEGRIPESVAEELRRRGQPVLMVEDYTEIMGHAGAILCDEDGLLQGASDPRGDGQAVAL, encoded by the coding sequence ATGAACACCACCGTCCGCTACTCCGCCACAATTCCCTCCGGCATCAATCCTCTGGGGCGCAAAGGCATGATCAGCACGCCCCACTATCTGGCTTCCCAGGCCGGGCTGGACGCCCTGCGCCGGGGCGGCACGGCGGTGGACGCGGCCATTGCCGCTTCAGCCGTGCTGTCCGTGGTCTACCCGCACATGTGCGGGCTGGGCGGCGACAGTTTCTGGCTGATTTACGACGCCGCGCGCGACGAACTCAAAGCCCTGAACGCCAGCGGCCGCGCGGCCGCCTCGGCCAGTCCGGAATTTTACGCGGCCAGGGGGTTCAAAGCCGTGCCCGCGCGCGGCTATATGGCGGCCTGCACCGTGCCCGGCGCGGTGTCCGGCTGGGATGAGGCCTTCAAACTGAGCAAGACAAGCATGGGTTCGCCCCTGTCCTGGGCGGAGCTGCTGGACCCGGCGCGCGGCTACGCGGAAGACGGCTTTCCCGTGGGTCATTCCCTGGCCCACTGGCTGGCCGTGGACACCAGCGGGCAGGGCGCGGGGCGCGGCCTGCATCAGTTCCCGGCCTTTCTGGACGTTTTCTGCAAGGAAAACGGCCGTCCCTACACCCTGGGCGAGACCCTGCGCCAGCCCGATCTGGCCGACAGCCTGTCCCGTCTGGCCCAACACGGCGCGGATGAATTCTACCACGGCTCGATTGCCCGCGCCATTGCGGACAGCATGATGCTGCACAGCGGCCTGCTGACCGTGGGAGACATGGACGATCACCAGGCCGACTGGGCCGAACCCCTGCGCGTGCCCTACCGCGACCTGACGGCCTGCAGCGCGCCGCCCAACAGTCAGGGCATGGCCGCGCTGGAGATTCTGAACATCTGCAACAATCTGGATCTGGCCGCGCTGGGCGAAGGCAGCGCCGACTACTATCAGGCCATGGTGGAAGCCGTGCGCCTGGCCTTTCAGGACCGGGACCGCTGGCTTTCGGACCCGGCCTTTGGGGATATTCCCCTGGACCGGCTGCTCTCGCCGGAATACGGCCGGGAGCAGGCCAAGCGCATCCGTCTGGAACAAAGCTCCGGCCCCCTGCCGCCCCTGGCTCCGGGCGGGGATACGGTCTGGCTGGGCGCGGTGGACGCGGCCGGCAACGCGGTTTCCATGCTCCAGAGCATTTATCACGAATTCGGCTCGGGCATGGTGGCCACGGGCACCGGCATCCTGTTGCAGAACCGGGGCTGCGCCTTCTCGCTGGACCCGGCGCACGTCAACTGCCTGGAGCCGGGCAAGCGCACCATGCACACCCTGACCCCGGCCATGCTGCTCAAGGACGGCAGGCCCCGGCTGGTCTACGGCAGCATGGGCGGCGAGGGCCAGCCCCAGACTCTGGCGGCCCTGACCACCCGCATTGTGGATTTCGGCCTGGCCCCGCAGGACGCGGTCAATGCCCCGCGCTGGCTTCTGGGCCGGAGCTGGGGCGCGCCCGACAACGACCTCAAGCTGGAAGGCCGCATTCCCGAAAGCGTGGCCGAGGAACTGCGCCGTCGCGGCCAGCCCGTGCTCATGGTCGAGGACTATACGGAAATCATGGGCCACGCCGGGGCCATTCTCTGCGACGAGGACGGCCTGCTGCAGGGAGCGTCGGACCCGCGCGGCGACGGCCAGGCCGTGGCGCTGTAA
- a CDS encoding methyl-accepting chemotaxis protein produces the protein MGIKGRMMLMLGPFIVLVFMALTFVSQWGTQTIARQNAETEAFRMALEQAPQVLGVINKAAADTDTFGKLLVSLHAGGTRDRTIMGGLLRDFLGGNKEYQGVWVVWEPNAFDGRDADFLGHEYSGEDGSLAMYWYLGESGSIEVTGVNVRSESFYTTPKASGKLTLIEPYIDPAAQPPVLMTTITLPLVENGKVLGVFGIDIALGKLSELIAKVTPYGTGYANLFSNTGTIVASGDPVAGKGLDALPAENTAAIREAVTQGKPYHGQLTRDGHEYLATFTPITVTEGSPAWSLEVALPLDQAMAEADRSLWRTIVISAVGIAVLIAGLLFVAASLSAPLRRVAAYAAAVAGGDYQAGLDKSGFKGELAVLGQALSTMVANLIEKMKEAESHKQAAERETAIAREATCQAEEARKQSEQARREGMLQAAAQLEGIVAGISGASADLSERVRQAENGAAQQAARAAETATAMEEMNSTVLEVAHNAASAAEASTGTRTKAADGAAVVHKAVDSIQAVQKKSLELKGDMSALTRHAESINQIMNVISDIADQTNLLALNAAIEAARAGDAGRGFAVVADEVRNLAEKTMTSTTDVGNAIKAIQNSAATSRTQVDSAVAAIEEATLYVNQSGEALTEIVGMVDSTADQVHAIATASEQQSATSEEINRSISHVNAIAGETAQAMREAAGAVSDLSGQAQALTALIEQMKKS, from the coding sequence ATGGGGATCAAGGGAAGAATGATGCTTATGCTGGGACCGTTCATAGTCCTGGTGTTCATGGCACTGACATTTGTTTCCCAATGGGGAACGCAAACCATAGCCCGGCAAAACGCCGAGACGGAAGCCTTTCGCATGGCGCTGGAACAGGCGCCGCAAGTGCTCGGCGTCATCAACAAAGCCGCCGCCGACACCGACACATTCGGCAAACTTCTGGTTTCACTCCATGCCGGAGGCACCCGCGACCGCACGATCATGGGCGGGCTGTTGCGTGATTTTCTCGGCGGCAACAAGGAATACCAGGGAGTTTGGGTGGTATGGGAGCCAAACGCGTTTGACGGGCGCGACGCCGACTTCCTGGGCCACGAGTACAGCGGGGAAGACGGCTCTCTGGCCATGTACTGGTATCTGGGCGAATCCGGCTCCATCGAAGTGACGGGCGTCAACGTGCGGAGCGAGTCGTTTTACACCACCCCCAAGGCCTCCGGGAAGCTGACGCTTATCGAGCCGTATATTGATCCGGCCGCCCAGCCCCCGGTGCTCATGACCACCATCACCCTGCCGCTGGTGGAAAACGGCAAGGTGCTCGGCGTGTTCGGCATCGACATCGCCCTGGGCAAACTGTCCGAACTTATCGCCAAGGTCACCCCCTACGGCACCGGATATGCCAACCTGTTCTCGAATACGGGCACCATTGTGGCGTCGGGCGATCCTGTCGCCGGCAAGGGCCTGGACGCCCTGCCCGCGGAGAATACTGCCGCCATCCGCGAAGCCGTTACCCAAGGCAAGCCGTATCACGGCCAGCTGACCCGTGACGGACATGAATACCTGGCCACCTTCACGCCCATCACCGTGACGGAAGGTTCTCCGGCCTGGTCCCTGGAAGTGGCCTTGCCGCTTGATCAGGCCATGGCCGAAGCCGATCGCTCATTGTGGCGGACTATCGTCATCAGCGCCGTCGGCATTGCCGTCCTTATCGCGGGCCTGCTGTTCGTTGCCGCCTCCCTGTCCGCCCCTTTAAGGCGCGTGGCCGCTTACGCCGCCGCCGTGGCCGGAGGCGATTACCAGGCCGGGCTCGACAAGAGCGGCTTCAAAGGCGAACTGGCCGTGCTGGGGCAAGCCCTTTCCACCATGGTCGCCAATCTCATTGAAAAAATGAAAGAAGCGGAAAGCCATAAGCAGGCCGCCGAGCGCGAAACCGCTATCGCCCGCGAAGCCACCTGTCAGGCGGAGGAAGCCCGCAAGCAGAGCGAACAGGCCCGACGGGAAGGCATGCTGCAGGCGGCGGCTCAATTGGAAGGCATTGTCGCAGGCATTTCCGGAGCGTCGGCCGATCTGTCCGAACGCGTGCGTCAGGCCGAAAACGGCGCCGCCCAGCAGGCGGCCCGGGCCGCTGAAACCGCCACGGCCATGGAAGAGATGAACTCCACCGTGCTGGAAGTGGCTCACAATGCCGCATCCGCCGCCGAAGCGTCCACCGGCACCAGGACCAAGGCCGCTGACGGCGCTGCCGTGGTGCACAAGGCCGTGGACAGCATTCAGGCCGTTCAGAAAAAATCCCTGGAGCTCAAGGGGGACATGAGCGCCCTGACCCGGCACGCCGAATCCATCAACCAGATCATGAACGTCATCTCCGACATCGCGGACCAGACCAACCTGCTGGCTCTGAACGCCGCCATCGAAGCCGCCAGAGCCGGCGACGCCGGGCGGGGTTTTGCCGTGGTGGCCGACGAAGTGCGCAACTTGGCGGAAAAAACCATGACCTCCACCACCGATGTGGGCAACGCCATCAAGGCTATCCAGAACAGCGCCGCCACCAGCAGAACCCAGGTGGACAGCGCCGTGGCGGCCATCGAGGAGGCCACGCTCTACGTCAACCAGTCCGGCGAAGCCCTGACGGAAATCGTGGGCATGGTGGACAGTACGGCGGATCAGGTTCACGCCATCGCCACGGCCAGCGAACAGCAGTCAGCCACCAGCGAGGAAATCAACCGCTCCATCAGCCATGTCAACGCCATTGCCGGAGAAACCGCCCAGGCGATGCGGGAGGCCGCGGGCGCCGTGTCCGATTTGTCGGGCCAGGCCCAGGCCCTCACGGCACTGATAGAGCAAATGAAAAAGAGCTGA
- a CDS encoding TRAP transporter large permease subunit — translation MSSSARKFLRLLDANLEKPFLVVGMLLMIGIITYQTVYRYSITELLALLDGPRFSAWLGSFLPVGRIRETVSHYVGLSVWSEELSRYIFIWISYLAIPLAIRQRSNIRVDIIYDRLPPRVQGLSWIVVDLCLLILSVFVFTEGVEHISMQLAMPQVTAALRIPYAIPYLILPLGFGLMTLRALEDLVRQLRDSSWRDALAGAAFTALLFAPVLLFDDLNAIALLFGYFVVLLLIGVPIAFSLGIAALMTVVGAGTLPVSYIASVAFTSIDNFPIMAIPFFIAAGVFMGAGGLSRRLLSLADELVGGLAGGMALASIATCMFFAAISGSGPATVAAIGTLTIPAMVERGYDKLFAAAVVAAAGAIGVMIPPSNPFVVYGVAGQASVGKLFLAGITPGILTGLALMATAYVIARKNGWRGEARPRSLKTVGRAVWEAKWALLVPVIVLGGIYGGLMTPTEAAAIAAMYGLLVGLFVYRELSLASLWKCCVESAQTSAVIIMLMAMATIFGNVMTLEQVPERIAAAILDLTSNKIAILLLINVLLLWVGTFMEALAAIVILTPILLPLVTKVGVDPIHFGVIMVVNLAIGFVTPPVGVNLFVACGITKQKIELVSRAAVPFILTMLVILLLVTYWPSLSLFLL, via the coding sequence ATGTCCTCATCCGCCCGTAAATTTCTGCGTCTGCTTGACGCCAATCTGGAAAAACCCTTTCTGGTCGTGGGCATGCTCCTGATGATCGGGATCATCACCTACCAGACCGTCTACCGCTATTCCATCACCGAGCTGCTGGCCCTGCTGGACGGCCCCCGTTTCAGCGCCTGGCTGGGAAGTTTCCTGCCGGTGGGCAGGATCCGCGAAACCGTTTCCCACTATGTGGGCCTGTCGGTCTGGTCCGAGGAACTGTCCCGCTACATCTTCATCTGGATCTCCTATCTGGCCATTCCCCTGGCCATCCGCCAGCGCAGCAACATCCGGGTGGACATCATTTACGACCGGCTGCCGCCCCGCGTTCAGGGCCTGAGCTGGATCGTGGTGGATCTCTGTCTGCTGATCCTGAGCGTGTTCGTCTTTACGGAGGGCGTGGAGCACATCAGCATGCAGCTCGCCATGCCCCAGGTGACGGCGGCCTTGCGCATTCCCTACGCCATTCCTTATCTGATCCTGCCTCTGGGCTTCGGCCTGATGACCCTGCGCGCCCTGGAGGATCTGGTCCGCCAGCTGCGGGACTCTTCCTGGCGGGACGCGCTGGCGGGCGCGGCCTTCACGGCCCTGCTCTTCGCGCCGGTGCTGCTGTTTGACGATCTGAACGCCATTGCGCTGCTCTTCGGCTATTTCGTGGTTCTGCTGCTGATCGGCGTGCCCATCGCCTTCTCCCTGGGCATCGCGGCCCTGATGACCGTGGTGGGCGCGGGCACCCTGCCCGTGAGCTACATCGCCAGCGTGGCCTTCACTTCCATCGACAACTTCCCCATCATGGCGATCCCCTTCTTCATCGCCGCCGGGGTGTTCATGGGCGCGGGCGGCCTTTCCCGCCGCCTGCTGTCCCTGGCCGATGAACTGGTGGGCGGCCTTGCCGGCGGCATGGCCCTCGCCAGCATCGCCACCTGCATGTTCTTCGCGGCCATCAGCGGTTCCGGCCCGGCCACGGTGGCGGCCATCGGCACCCTGACCATCCCGGCCATGGTCGAGCGCGGTTACGACAAGCTCTTTGCCGCCGCCGTGGTGGCCGCCGCCGGGGCCATCGGCGTGATGATCCCGCCCAGCAATCCCTTCGTGGTTTACGGCGTGGCCGGTCAGGCCTCGGTGGGCAAGCTCTTTCTGGCGGGCATCACTCCGGGCATTCTCACCGGCCTGGCCCTGATGGCCACGGCGTATGTCATTGCCCGTAAAAACGGCTGGCGCGGCGAGGCCCGCCCCCGTAGCCTGAAAACCGTCGGCCGCGCCGTGTGGGAAGCCAAATGGGCCCTGCTGGTGCCGGTCATCGTGCTGGGCGGCATCTACGGCGGTCTGATGACCCCCACCGAAGCGGCGGCCATTGCCGCCATGTACGGCCTGCTGGTGGGCCTCTTCGTCTACCGGGAGCTGTCCCTGGCCTCGCTCTGGAAGTGCTGCGTGGAGTCGGCCCAGACCTCGGCGGTCATTATCATGCTGATGGCCATGGCGACCATTTTCGGCAATGTGATGACCCTGGAGCAGGTGCCCGAACGCATCGCGGCGGCCATCCTGGACCTGACCAGCAACAAGATCGCCATTCTGCTGCTGATCAACGTGCTGCTGCTCTGGGTGGGCACCTTCATGGAGGCCCTGGCGGCCATCGTGATTCTCACGCCCATCCTGCTGCCCCTGGTGACCAAGGTGGGCGTGGATCCCATCCATTTCGGCGTGATCATGGTGGTCAACCTGGCCATCGGTTTCGTGACGCCGCCGGTGGGCGTGAACCTCTTCGTGGCCTGCGGCATCACCAAGCAGAAGATCGAGCTGGTTTCGCGGGCGGCCGTGCCCTTTATTCTGACCATGCTGGTCATCCTGCTGCTGGTGACGTATTGGCCGAGCCTGTCGCTCTTCCTCCTGTAA
- a CDS encoding DUF5681 domain-containing protein, which translates to MTKTSSKPAESRLESDRRPDGKFAPGNCANPKGRIPGSRNKATLAAQALLDGEVENLTRKAVELALGGDTTALRLCLERILPARKEAALIPINLPQVEGAADLPQLTAAILDSVAAGRITPGEGQALAALANAHAKTLEIAELEQRITALEKR; encoded by the coding sequence ATGACCAAGACCTCATCTAAACCGGCTGAATCCCGGCTGGAATCGGACCGCCGCCCTGACGGAAAATTTGCCCCCGGCAACTGTGCGAATCCGAAAGGCCGCATTCCCGGCAGCCGTAACAAGGCCACCTTGGCCGCCCAGGCATTGCTCGACGGAGAAGTGGAAAACCTGACCCGGAAGGCCGTCGAACTGGCGCTGGGAGGTGACACAACCGCTTTGCGCTTGTGCTTGGAGCGCATTCTCCCCGCACGGAAGGAAGCGGCGCTGATCCCTATTAACCTTCCCCAAGTCGAGGGTGCCGCGGACCTCCCGCAGCTCACCGCAGCTATCCTTGATTCCGTGGCAGCCGGGCGGATTACTCCGGGCGAGGGACAGGCCCTTGCGGCGCTGGCCAACGCCCACGCCAAGACTCTTGAAATTGCGGAATTGGAGCAACGTATAACCGCCCTGGAGAAAAGGTAA
- a CDS encoding helix-turn-helix domain-containing protein, with product MLAFKSNIRKIMEEKKLTTRSVAEQAGISKQTLLTARTDEGIAECRLSTLGKIGSALGVKTKRLYEETDGKEEE from the coding sequence ATGTTAGCCTTCAAAAGTAATATCCGCAAAATAATGGAAGAAAAAAAACTTACGACTAGAAGTGTTGCGGAACAGGCGGGAATATCAAAACAAACCTTGCTGACGGCAAGGACAGATGAAGGAATTGCCGAGTGCCGCTTGTCTACCTTGGGCAAGATTGGTTCGGCTCTTGGCGTGAAGACGAAGCGGCTTTATGAGGAGACGGACGGCAAAGAAGAGGAATAG